One window of Gloeothece citriformis PCC 7424 genomic DNA carries:
- a CDS encoding Uma2 family endonuclease, with protein MSSIILNLSPAIRLTDDQFYEICQTNQDLRFERTASGDLIIMSPTGGESGQKEADIITDLNNWNRQKKLGVVFSSSTGFKLPKGGDRSPDAAWISLERWQSLSTTERKKFPPICPDFLIELRSQTDDLEKLREKMQEYLDNGLRLGWLIDPQNRAVEIYRLGQVVELLSSPSTVSGEDILPDFVLDLTSIFQEE; from the coding sequence ATGAGTTCCATTATACTCAATTTAAGTCCGGCCATTCGATTAACAGATGACCAATTTTATGAAATTTGCCAAACTAATCAAGATTTACGTTTTGAGAGAACGGCATCAGGAGATTTAATTATAATGTCACCGACTGGGGGAGAAAGTGGGCAAAAAGAAGCCGATATAATTACAGATCTTAATAATTGGAATCGTCAAAAAAAGTTAGGCGTTGTTTTTAGTTCTTCAACAGGGTTTAAATTACCCAAAGGAGGAGATCGATCGCCAGATGCCGCTTGGATAAGTCTAGAAAGATGGCAAAGTTTATCTACAACTGAGCGTAAAAAATTCCCCCCTATTTGTCCTGATTTTTTAATTGAGTTGAGATCTCAGACAGATGATTTAGAAAAATTACGGGAAAAAATGCAAGAATATCTTGATAATGGACTTAGATTAGGTTGGTTAATTGATCCCCAAAATCGGGCTGTTGAAATATATCGTTTAGGTCAAGTTGTTGAATTGTTATCTTCTCCCTCTACTGTCTCTGGAGAAGATATTTTACCGGATTTTGTTTTAGATTTAACGTCGATTTTTCAAGAAGAATAA
- a CDS encoding IS1 family transposase (programmed frameshift), whose amino-acid sequence MSCPKCASNNIRKNGHRRGKQNHQCQDCGRQFIDCYSQVGYPKEVKENCLTMYVNGNGFRAIERITKVNHNTVIRWVRQVGIKLSNQKETSSIPDVAQLDELQTFVGKKKNKRWIWTSVDKDNQGILEYVIGDRSSDTFEGLWNKIKHWNCYFWITDGYKVYPNFIPDGDQIISKIYMTRVEGENSRLRHYLARLHRKTFCYSKSDEMLFLSVKLLAYYLKNKNLSLII is encoded by the exons ATTAGTTGTCCAAAATGTGCCTCTAATAATATTAGAAAAAACGGTCATAGACGAGGGAAACAAAACCATCAATGTCAAGATTGTGGACGGCAATTTATTGATTGTTATTCTCAAGTAGGTTATCCTAAAGAAGTCAAAGAAAACTGTTTGACTATGTATGTAAATGGCAATGGATTTAGAGCAATTGAGAGAATAACGAAGGTCAATCATAACACTGTAATCCGTTGGGTCAGACAAGTAGGGATTAAACTATCAAATCAGAAAGAAACTTCTAGTATTCCTGATGTGGCTCAGTTAGACGAATTACAAACATTTGTTGGTAA AAAAAAAAATAAAAGATGGATCTGGACATCTGTTGATAAGGATAATCAAGGTATTTTAGAATATGTAATTGGAGATAGAAGTTCAGATACCTTTGAAGGATTATGGAACAAAATCAAACATTGGAATTGTTATTTTTGGATAACGGATGGCTATAAAGTTTATCCAAATTTTATTCCAGATGGAGACCAAATTATTAGTAAAATATATATGACAAGAGTTGAAGGAGAGAACAGTCGATTACGACATTACTTGGCCAGACTACATCGTAAAACTTTTTGTTATTCAAAGTCAGATGAAATGTTATTTTTATCGGTTAAACTACTTGCTTATTACTTAAAAAATAAGAATCTGTCTCTAATTATTTAA